One genomic segment of Cottoperca gobio chromosome 21, fCotGob3.1, whole genome shotgun sequence includes these proteins:
- the lrrc3 gene encoding leucine-rich repeat-containing protein 3, protein MHEVAGPDMSWKSPLFDGFALLWGILFGLFIVSAPVMTCPTSCHCIEKSGMTVVQCMSRNLENIPPDLPRDTVVLLLASNHITHIPNHAFKELHYLQELDLSNNDIETVDLGAFQGVSDSLLVLDLSNNRIQSVPKEAFARLRAKISLSNNPWHCECALQEVLRELRLDPETVNEVICHTAVQEEYAGKPVIQVLDSGINFCNFHHKTTDVAMFVTMFGWFTMVIAYVIYYVRHNQEDARRHLEYLKSLPSSSQISKDFDTISTVL, encoded by the coding sequence ATGCATGAAGTAGCAGGGCCTGATATGTCCTGGAAATCCCCTCTCTTTGATGGCTTTGCCCTCTTATGGGGCATTCTCTTTGGATTATTCATTGTAAGTGCACCAGTGATGACTTGTCCCACGAGCTGCCACTGCATAGAGAAGAGTGGCATGACTGTGGTCCAATGTATGTCCCGAAACTTGGAAAACATACCACCAGATCTTCCAAGAGATACTGTTGTCCTACTTTTGGCATCCAACCACATCACCCACATCCCTAACCACGCCTTTAAGGAACTGCACTATCTTCAGGAGCTGGACCTGTCTAACAATGACATTGAAACGGTGGACCTCGGAGCTTTTCAAGGCGTTTCTGACAGCCTCCTTGTTCTGGATCTATCAAACAATCGCATCCAAAGTGTCCCCAAAGAGGCATTTGCGCGCCTACGAGCCAAAATCAGCCTCTCGAACAACCCGTGGCACTGTGAGTGCGCGCTGCAGGAGGTGCTGAGGGAATTGCGGCTGGACCCCGAGACAGTGAACGAGGTGATCTGCCACACTGCGGTGCAGGAGGAATATGCGGGCAAACCAGTAATCCAGGTGCTGGACTCAGGGATCAACTTCTGCAACTTTCACCACAAGACCACCGACGTGGCCATGTTCGTCACCATGTTCGGATGGTTCACCATGGTGATCGCGTACGTCATCTACTATGTGAGACACAATCAGGAGGATGCTAGGAGGCACCTGGAGTACCTCAAGTCACTGCCGAGCAGCTCTCAGATCAGCAAGGACTTTGACACCATCAGCACTGTTCTCTAG